The Phacochoerus africanus isolate WHEZ1 chromosome 15, ROS_Pafr_v1, whole genome shotgun sequence genome has a segment encoding these proteins:
- the NEFH gene encoding LOW QUALITY PROTEIN: neurofilament heavy polypeptide (The sequence of the model RefSeq protein was modified relative to this genomic sequence to represent the inferred CDS: inserted 1 base in 1 codon): MSFSGADALLGAFAPLHGGGSLHYALARKGGAGGVRSAAGSSSGFHSWARTSVSSVSASPSRFRGAGAASSTDSLDTLSNGPEGCMVAARTEKEQLQALNDRFAGYIDKVRQLEAHNRSLEGEAAALRQQQAGRAAMGELYEREVREMRGAVLRLGAARGQLRLEQEHLLEDIAHVRQRLDDEARQREEAEAAARALARFAQEAEAARVELQKKAQALQEECGYLRRHHQEEVGELLGQIQGSSAAQTQAQAEARDALKCDVTSALREIRAQLEGHAVQSTLQSEEWFRVRLDRLSEAAKVNTDAMRSAQEEITEYRRQLQARTTELEALKSTKDSLERQRSELEDRHQADIASYQEAIQQLDAELRNTKWEMAAQLREYQDLLNVKMALDIEIAAYRKLLEGEECRIGFGPSPFSLPEGLPKIPSISTHIKVKSEEKIKVVEKSEEETVIVEEQTEEVQVTEEVTEEEEKEAKEEEAKEEEAREEEAKSPLAEAAASPEKEEAKSPEKEEAKSPAEAKSPVKEEVKSPEKAKSPLKEEAKSPAEAKSPEKEEAKSPVEVKSPEKAKSPVKEEAKSPEKAKSPVKEEAKSPEKAKSPEKAKSPVKEEAKSPEKAKSPVKEEAKSPEKAKSPVKEEAKSPEKAKSPVKEEAKSPEKAKSPVKEEAKSPEKAKSPVKEEAKSPEKAKSPEKAKSPVKEEAKSPEKAKSPVKEEAKSPEKAKSPVKEEAKSPEKXKSPEKAKSPVKEEAKSPEKAKSPVKEEAKSPEKAKSPEKAKSPVKEEAKSPEKAKSPEKAKSPVKEEAKSPEKVKSPVKEEAKSPAEVKSPEKAKSPEKEVPKKEEAKSPMKEEEKPQEVKAKEPPKKAEEEKAPATPKTEEKKDSKKDEVPKKEAPKPEIQEKKEPAVEKPKEPKVEAKKEEAEGKKKATTPEKEAPAKGKEEAKPKEKTEVSKKEPDDTKAKEPSKAAEKEPEKPKKEETPAAPEKKDTKEAKKPEEKPKTEAQAKEEPSKEGKAKAEKAEKSSSTDQKDSRPPEKATEDKAPKGEK, encoded by the exons ATGAGCTTCAGCGGCGCGGACGCGCTGCTGGGCGCCTTCGCGCCGCTGCACGGAGGCGGCAGCCTGCACTATGCGCTGGCTCGCAAGGGCGGCGCGGGAGGAGTGCGCTCTGCAGCCGGCTCCTCCAGCGGCTTCCACTCATGGGCACGGACGTCCGTGAGCTCCGTGTCGGCCTCGCCAAGTCGCTTCCGCGGCGCGGGAGCCGCCTCCAGCACCGACTCGCTAGATACGCTGAGCAACGGACCCGAGGGCTGCATGGTGGCGGCCCGTACCGAGAAAGAGCAGCTGCAGGCGCTGAACGACCGCTTCGCGGGCTACATCGACAAGGTGCGGCAGCTTGAGGCACATAACCGCAGCCTAGAGGGCGAGGCGGCGGCGCTGCGGCAGCAGCAGGCGGGCCGCGCGGCCATGGGCGAGCTGTACGAGCGCGAGGTGCGCGAGATGCGCGGCGCCGTGCTGCGCTTGGGCGCGGCGCGCGGCCAGTTGCGCCTAGAGCAAGAGCACCTGCTGGAAGACATCGCGCACGTGCGCCAACGACTAGATGACGAGGCCCGGCAGCGAGAAGAGGCTGAGGCGGCAGCACGCGCACTTGCGCGCTTTGCGCAGGAGGCCGAGGCAGCGCGCGTCGAGCTGCAGAAGAAGGCGCAAGCCCTGCAGGAAGAGTGCGGCTACCTGCGGCGTCACCACCAGGAAGAGGTGGGCGAGCTGCTCGGTCAGATCCAGGGAAGCAGCGCCGCGCAGACGCAGGCGCAGGCCGAGGCGCGGGACGCCCTCAAGTGCGACGTGACGTCGGCTTTGCGCGAGATCCGCGCGCAGCTTGAAGGCCACGCGGTGCAGAGCACGCTGCAGTCGGAGGAGTGGTTCCGAG tgAGACTGGACCGACTGTCAGAGGCAGCCAAGGTGAACACAGACGCCATGCGCTCAGCACAGGAAGAGATAACTGAGTACCGGCGCCAGCTGCAGGCCAGGACCACAGAGCTAGAGGCACTCAAGAGCACCAAGGACTCTCTGGAGAGGCAGCGCTCTGAGCTGGAGGACCGTCATCAGGCCGACATTGCATCCTACCAG GAAGCCATCCAGCAGCTGGATGCTGAGCTGAGGAACACCAAGTGGGAGATGGCAGCCCAGCTCCGAGAGTACCAGGACCTGCTCAATGTCAAGATGGCTTTGGATATTGAAATTGCTGCTTACAG AAAACTCCTGGAGGGCGAAGAGTGTCGAATTGGCTTCGGCCCGAGTCCTTTCTCCCTTCCAGAAGGACTCCCTAAAATCCCCTCCATATCCACTCACATAAAAGTCAAAAGCGAAGAGAAGATCAAGGTGGTAGAAAAGTCAGAGGAGGAAACTGTGATTGTGGAGGAACAGACAGAGGAGGTCCAAGTGACTGAAGAAGTGActgaagaagaagagaaagaggccaAAGAAGAGGAGGCTAAGGAGGAAGAAGCAAGAGAAGAAGAAGCAAAATCTCCCTTAGCAGAAGCCGCCGCATCCCCAGAGAAGGAGGAGGCCAAGTCCCCAGAGAAGGAGGAGGCCAAATCCCCAGCTGAGGCTAAGTCCCCAGTGAAGGAAGAAGTCAAGTCCCCAGAAAAGGCCAAGTCCCCTTTGAAAGAAGAAGCAAAATCACCAGCAGAGGCCAAGTCTCCAGAAAAGGAAGAAGCCAAGTCCCCAGTGGAGGTGAAGTCCCCAGAGAAGGCCAAGTCCCCTGTGAAGGAGGAGGCCAAGTCCCCAGAGAAGGCCAAGTCCCCTGTGAAGGAGGAGGCCAAGTCCCCAGAGAAAGCCAAGTCCCCAGAGAAGGCCAAGTCCCCTGTGAAGGAGGAGGCCAAGTCCCCAGAGAAAGCCAAGTCCCCTGTGAAGGAGGAGGCCAAGTCCCCAGAGAAGGCCAAGTCCCCTGTGAAGGAGGAGGCCAAGTCCCCAGAGAAGGCCAAGTCCCCTGTGAAGGAGGAGGCCAAGTCCCCAGAGAAGGCCAAGTCCCCTGTGAAGGAGGAGGCCAAGTCCCCAGAGAAGGCCAAGTCCCCTGTGAAGGAGGAGGCCAAGTCCCCAGAGAAGGCCAAGTCCCCAGAGAAGGCCAAGTCCCCTGTGAAGGAGGAGGCCAAGTCCCCAGAGAAGGCCAAGTCCCCTGTGAAGGAGGAGGCCAAGTCCCCAGAGAAGGCCAAGTCCCCTGTGAAGGAGGAGGCCAAATCCCCAGAGA GCAAGTCCCCAGAGAAGGCCAAGTCCCCTGTGAAGGAGGAGGCCAAGTCCCCAGAGAAGGCCAAGTCCCCTGTGAAGGAGGAGGCCAAGTCCCCAGAGAAGGCCAAGTCCCCAGAGAAGGCCAAGTCCCCTGTGAAGGAGGAGGCCAAGTCCCCAGAGAAGGCCAAATCCCCAGAGAAGGCCAAGTCCCCTGTGAAGGAGGAGGCCAAATCCCCAGAGAAAGTCAAGTCCCCAGTAAAAGAAGAGGCCAAGTCTCCAGCTGAAGTGAAGTCCCCAGAGAAGGCCAAGTCTCCTGAGAAGGAGGTCCCAAAGAAGGAAGAGGCAAAATCCCCcatgaaggaggaagagaaacccCAGGAGGTGAAAGCTAAAGAGCCCCcaaagaaggcagaggaagagaaagctcCAGCCACACCAAAAACTGAGGAGAAGAAGGACAGCAAGAAAGATGAGGTGCCCAAGAAGGAGGCTCCAAAACCTGAGATCCAGGAGAAGAAGGAGCCTGCTGTGGAAAAGCCCAAAGAACCCAAAGTTGAAGCCAAGAAGGAAGAGGCTGAAGGTAAGAAAAAAGCAACCACCCCAGAGAAGGAGGCTcctgccaaggggaaggaggaggccaaACCCAAAGAGAAGACTGAGGTGTCCAAGAAGGAGCCAGATGACACCAAGGCCAAAGAACCCAGCAAAGCAgcagagaaagagccagaaaagCCAAAGAAGGAAGAGACACCAGCAGCACCTGAGAAAAAAGACACCAAGGAGGCCAAGAAGCCTGAGGAGAAACCCAAAACAGAGGCCCAAGCCAAGGAGGAGCCCAGCAAGGAGGGCAAAGCCAAGGCAGAAAAGGCTGAGAAATCCTCTAGCACAGACCAGAAAGACAGCAGGCCTCCAGAGAAGGCCACAGAAGACAAGGCCCCCAAGGGGGAGAAGTAA